From the genome of Pectobacterium atrosepticum:
TTACTTATCCTTCAGATTTCCTCCTTTTCTGCACATTAAATATTGCCTCTTCATTTTAATAAAATCTCCGCATTATCTCCTTTTTTCTACATCGCCTGGTAGGCTGTTTTTCGAGAGTTAATATTTACCCGCTATCTATGTATTTATTCCTTGAAAGGTTTAATCGACGAATTAATAAAGCTAGGGGATATTGTGCCGATAAGGTAAACGGCATCGAGGGGGCTCAGTATGTACCAATGGAGCGAGATTGTTTGTATTTATTAGCGTTTTTATTAAGTTGAAAGTACATCTTTTATTACTCTCTTTTGGGTATGTTAAATATACCCACAAAGCATATTTTTCTTTCCCGAAAAAACGATTATTTCACCACTCTACGACGTTATTCGGCGGTGCGCCGTGCGCAGTAGTCATTATTATTTATTACCTAAAAGGAGTGAGATGTGAATTTAGCGAATTGGCGTATTGGCTATCGATTGGGTGGCGGATTTGCCATCTTGATTCTGATGTTATTTGCCGTGAGTATTTTTTCCCTGTCTAAACTGTCCAATTTTCAGGATGGTGCCAGAGACATCGTCAAAGAGGTTTATCCACAAACGGTGGATGCCAATAACCTTATCGATAATGTGAATGGGCACTTTGTGGCCTATTTGCAGATGATGTTGGTATCAGGCCAAGAGCAGCGTCAGGGATATGTGGATCGGATTATGGCGTACCGCAAAGAGATTGGTCGCCTGCTAGGCAATCTGGAAAGCAATGCTTCAGGAGAGCGTTCCCGCAAACAGATAGAGACCATCCGCGTGCTTCGTGCCGAGTTCATAAAATCCGGTGATAAAATTATTAGTGATGCGTTGGCGGGTAATAACGACGTCGCCGTAGAAGAATTCAATAGCAACCTGAACGTGATTCAACGCAATTACCGTGATTCGGTGAAGCAGTTGGTGAATTATCAGGATGATGCGATGAATACGTCTGTCGAAGCCATGGCAGAGGTATACAGCAGTACTCGCATAATTTTACTGCTTATTTTGGCGCTGGGTGCCGTATTTGGGGCGCTGATTGCCTGGGCGATCACGCGCAGCGTAACCCGGCCAATAGAACAAGCTTTGCAAGTGGCAGACCGAGTGGCACAGGGCGACCTGACCTCACGCATCACGGTTACCAGCAAGGATGAAACCGGATTGCTGCTGCAATCGTTGGATCGTATGAACACCAGCCTGAGTTTGATTGTTGGTCAGGTGCGCGATGGCGCGGAAACGATTTCGACGGCCGCGTCGCAAATCACGGCGGGTAATCAGGATTTGTCATCGCGTACTGAAGAGCAAGCCAGCTCGCTGGAAGAAACGGCAGCCTCGATGGAGCAACTGGCATCCACCATTAAAAACACGGCGGAAAACACCCAACAGGCGACGGAGATTGCCAATAAGGCGACGGGAGCTGCCAAACAAAGCGGCGACGTTATGGTTTCTGTGACGCAGAAAATGCGTGGGATACGTGATTCATCTCAGCGTATGGCGGAGATCATTGGCGTGATTGACGGTATTGCGTTCCAGACCAATATTCTGGCTCTGAATGCGGCCGTCGAAGCGGCGCGTGCGGGCGAACAAGGGCGCGGTTTTGCGGTAGTGGCGGGGGAAGTCCGTTCACTGGCACAGCGCAGTGCGACTGCTGCGCGGGAGATCAAGGATTTGATCGACGACTCTGTGAGCAAGATTCGCGAAGGCATGGAGCTTGTCGATACCGCTGAAGAAACGATGGGGGGATTAACGGCTCACGTGAAGGATGTACACGGCATCATCAGTGAGATTTCACAAGCCAGCCGTGAACAGAGCGACGGGATTAACCAGATGAATCTGGCGATTGGACAGATTGATACCACGACCCAGCAAAACGCGGCTCTGGTTGAGGAATCCGCCTCTGCGGCTCTGTCTCTGCAATCGCAGGCCTCTGTTCTGGCAGACGCAGTGAGCGCGTTTAAAATACCGTCGTATAGCCACGGTAATGCTGGTTCTTATGCATCGGTGCCAATGAGCACACCAACGTTGTCTCTGGTGCTGGCAAGGAAAGAGTAAGGTTACTGCCATCATTTGGCTGCTTTGCTGCGTAACGTCTCTTGCATCAGGGGGGCAATCGCCTCTCTGATTCTGCCACCTCGATACATAGAGTAAATATTATTTTTTCTATTACTATTCATATAGTTATCCTTTTTTAAGAAATATTCTCATCTCTTTATTTTTAATATCAAATATGTCTGACTATTATTTTATGTAACAGATGCGTTATTTATGTTAATGGTTGGTGGGTTGGTCTGTGATTTTTCCGATCAAAACTTGACTTTTGATAGTTGAAATCTATTTATTATCTGTTTTTGAATGATTTAAACGATCAAATTGTAAAGATAAGAAACCGGTTGCCGATAAAACGAATAACACAGGAACGGCTATGGATGCACGAATACGGAGAGGGAAGGCCATCATCTCACCTCGACAACGTCTCTGCGGTCTTATCAACCGTATTTGTACTACTGTTAGATTTATTGCCATTTTTACACCTCAACATCTGAGGAAAACTATTTGATTTTTGATCGCGCCTCTCATGCTGAGAGTGTGCGTAAAAATGCCTGCCTCAAGGTATCTCTGGTGCGTCAGAGGGAAACCGCTTTTTCCTTCGGATAGCCAGCCATTCTCCGCCCTGTGGTTCCACAAGCTGCGACATGTGCGCAATTGACATTGCTATGCATTACCTAAAAGGAGTGAGACATGAATTTAGCAAACTGGCGTATTGGTTATCGATTGGGAGCGGGATTTGCCATCCTGATTGTGATGCTGTTCGTCGTGAGTATTTTTTCCCTGTCTAAGCTATCCGGCTTTCAGGATAGTGCCAGAAGTATCGTGAAAGATGTCTATCCACAGACGGTGGATGCCAATAATCTCATCGATAATGTCACCAGTATTCTAGTTGCTTATCAGCGACTCATGCTGGTCTCTGATCAGGTGCAAATTCAGACAAACGTCACTCGCGTGAATGAATTCCGTCAGGAAATTGGTCGTCTACTGGACAAGCTAGAAAGCCAAACCGTTGAAGAGCGTTCGGTCACCCAGCTACGTGCCATCCGCGCGATTCGTACCGAGTTTCTGAAATCTGGCGATAAAATCATCAGCGAAGTCGTGGCGGGCAATCGGGAAGCCGCGATCGAGGAGTTCAACAACAACCTGAACGTGGTCCAGCGGCAGTACCGTGATGCAGTGAAACAATTAGTGAATTACCAAGATGATGCGATGGATACCTCCGTTGAAGCTATGGCTGAGGTATACAGTAATACCCGCATGATTTTGTTGCTCATTTTAGCGCTGGGTGCCGTATTTGGAGCGTTGATTGCGTGGTCGATCACGCGCAGCGTAATCCGACCGATCCAGCAGGCTCTGCAAGTGGCAGACAGAGTGGCGCAGGGCGACCTGACCTCTCGAATCACGGTTACCAGCAAAGATGAAACAGGATTACTGCTGCAATCGTTGGATCACATGAACACCAGCCTGAGTACGATTGTCGGGCAGGTACGTGACGGGGCGGAAACGATATCGAGTGCAGCCTCGCAGATCGCCGCAGGTAATCAGGATCTGTCATCGCGCACCGAAGAGCAGGCCAGCTCACTGGAAGAAACAGCAGCTTCAATGGAACAGCTGACCTCCACTATTAAAAATACGGCGGAAAACACGCAGCAGGCGACAGACATTGCGAATAAAGCCTCTA
Proteins encoded in this window:
- a CDS encoding HAMP domain-containing protein; the encoded protein is MNLANWRIGYRLGGGFAILILMLFAVSIFSLSKLSNFQDGARDIVKEVYPQTVDANNLIDNVNGHFVAYLQMMLVSGQEQRQGYVDRIMAYRKEIGRLLGNLESNASGERSRKQIETIRVLRAEFIKSGDKIISDALAGNNDVAVEEFNSNLNVIQRNYRDSVKQLVNYQDDAMNTSVEAMAEVYSSTRIILLLILALGAVFGALIAWAITRSVTRPIEQALQVADRVAQGDLTSRITVTSKDETGLLLQSLDRMNTSLSLIVGQVRDGAETISTAASQITAGNQDLSSRTEEQASSLEETAASMEQLASTIKNTAENTQQATEIANKATGAAKQSGDVMVSVTQKMRGIRDSSQRMAEIIGVIDGIAFQTNILALNAAVEAARAGEQGRGFAVVAGEVRSLAQRSATAAREIKDLIDDSVSKIREGMELVDTAEETMGGLTAHVKDVHGIISEISQASREQSDGINQMNLAIGQIDTTTQQNAALVEESASAALSLQSQASVLADAVSAFKIPSYSHGNAGSYASVPMSTPTLSLVLARKE
- a CDS encoding HAMP domain-containing protein, with protein sequence MNLANWRIGYRLGAGFAILIVMLFVVSIFSLSKLSGFQDSARSIVKDVYPQTVDANNLIDNVTSILVAYQRLMLVSDQVQIQTNVTRVNEFRQEIGRLLDKLESQTVEERSVTQLRAIRAIRTEFLKSGDKIISEVVAGNREAAIEEFNNNLNVVQRQYRDAVKQLVNYQDDAMDTSVEAMAEVYSNTRMILLLILALGAVFGALIAWSITRSVIRPIQQALQVADRVAQGDLTSRITVTSKDETGLLLQSLDHMNTSLSTIVGQVRDGAETISSAASQIAAGNQDLSSRTEEQASSLEETAASMEQLTSTIKNTAENTQQATDIANKASSAAKQSGDVMVSVTQKMRGIRDSSQRMAEIIGVIDGIAFQTNILALNAAVEAARAGEQGRGFAVVAGEVRSLAQRSATAAREIKDLIDDSVSKIQEGMSLVDNAEETMSGLTGYVRDVNEIISEISQASREQSDGINQMNLAVGQIDTTTQQNAALVEESASAALSLQAQASVLAEAVSTFKLLSYGNGKTASYASAPTRTPTLSLAPAAAKDQSNNDNWTTF